TAGCCAGTGGTTCCTTTAAGCATGATGGCATGGTGATTATACCGTGCTCAATGAAGACCTTGGCATCCATAGCTCATGGAATAACCGACAATCTAATCTCAAGGGCAGCCGATGTAACGCTAAAGGAGAGGAGGAAGTTAATATTAGTCATTAGGGAGACGCCACTTAATCTAGTGCATATTAAGAACATGGAATTAGTTACTCTAGCAGGTGCCATAGTAATGCCCGCAGCTCCAGCATTCTATAATAAGCCGAGGACCATTGATGATATGGTGAATTTCATAGTTGGTAGGGTTCTCGATCTATTGGGTATTGAGAATGAGCTTTATAGGAGATGGGGCGGTTATTCTGAGGAGTAGCATAGTAATTTAAGAGTGTGTTTGTTAAAACGATGTCAATAGAGTTATGGATGTGCCAATGTGTACGAGATGCGGCAGGAGACCAGCGAATTATTATAGAGTATCTAGTGGTGAGAAATTATGCTTTAATTGCCTGTTTAGATCCATTGAGGATACTGTGATCAAGACAATTAGGAGGTATCGATTAATAAATGAGGGCGACAAGATTGGTATTGCAATAAGTGGTGGTAAGGATAGCCTAACACTTATGTATCTGCTGGGTAAGTTTAGGAAGCAGGGTAAATTACCGAAGAATGTTGAGCTAATGGCATTCAGTATTAATGAGGGTCACCCATATAGTTGCTTTTATAGAATGGCTAGGAGTGATTATGTACAGAAATTAAGTGAGGAATATGATATACCATATAAGGTCTATACATTTAAGGAGTTGTTTGGTGTAACGGCTACTGATGTTGCCCATGGACTGTGGTCTAAGGGCATTAATGTGCATATGTGCACGATAGACGGCGTACTAAGGCGTAGGGCAATGAATATCATTGGTCACAAATTAGGCCTAACAAAAATCGCGACTGGACATAATCTAGATGATGAGGCACAAACCGTATTACTTAATGTACTTAGTAATGACCTAGATAGATTCGCTTGGTTTGGACCTAAGCCGGAGATAGATAGAGAGGGCTTCATACCCAGGATTAAACCACTCCGTTTCGTTAGGGAGGAGGAAATTGCAATATATGCGCATTACCATGGTATACCATTAATGGAGTTGGAGTGTCCATTCGTGTATAGTAATCCTAGGTATGAACTTAAGTTCACGCTAGCCCGCTGGGAAAGGGATAACCCAAACATCAAGTATTCCTTAGTGGCATTCGGTGACTCATTGGCTAAACTCATGAGTGATAAGGCGGTAAGAACACCATTGAGGAAATGCAAGTATTGCGGTCAGCCAACGTCTGGTGACGTGTGCAGGGTTTGTGAATTAATGAGGAAAGCTGGTTTGATGGAGAAGTACTTAGCTCATTTTAAAACTTTGAAACTTATGGATACGCAGTCATCTTCATAGCTTCTATTTGTGGCTTCAACATTGCTCTTTAGGATTTGTGATAAAAAGCCGGTGTAATATTCAACCATTAATTCCTCAATTACGTGCTTACCACTCAGCTCGGAACAGGATCTTATGGTAATTACCCCATCTCTTTCTGTAAGTGTTATCTTGCCTAATCCCCTGAATTGCCCTATCTTGATAAGTTCACCTAGGTTACTATTACGTAGGAGTGATGCATCGTAAATCCCTAAATCCCTAATGATTCTCCTAAATTCAGGGCTTGGTAATAAGTTCTTGATCTTATCAAGTTCAATTGCCAGGACCTGGTTATCCCTAAATGTTGGTAGTATCATTGATGGTACCATGAATGCCTCTTTTTCAACAATTCTATACCTGACCCACTCAACGAAGGAGAACTTTTTCAATTCCTTCTCTAAGTCATTTAGTGAGGTATCCATATTCGTGAGATCAAGAACAAAATGGAGAAGTAGTTGGGTCCTATTTACGGATATATTTAGTATGTTTATACCGTGATCTGCAAAGACGTTGGACAATGCTGCAAGTATGCCTGGTTTATCTGCCGTAAACTTAACCAGGAATTCACCAAGTACTTTATCCTTGCCTTCAAATGCCATTGCAAAGTCTCTATACAATGCCTCCACAAGCAACCCCCAAAAACCATGGCTTAAAAACTTATTTGCTTATGTAATTCGTGGAGGAATTTCAACAGGTATTCACGTATTATTGCGCAACATGAATGAGTTATCTTTTAAAGGTGCTCTTATGCTGTGTATTGGGACCTTTATTGGTATGGAGTTCAAACCAAGACTTCAGGAGAAGAGATGGGATATTTCAAAGGAAATAGACTTAATTAAGGAGTGGGAGGAGGAGGGGTTGTTTAACATTAAGATCGATGAGAAGAAACCAACCTTAGTAATCGATACGCCACCGCCATACCCATCAGGAAGGCCCCACATTGGTGGTATAGCTCATTACGCCCAAATAGACATGATAGCCAGGTTCTTCAGGATGAGGGGTTACAACGTAATATTCCCATTCTACGCTGACAGGAATGGGTTACCTGTAGAGGTTCAGGTGGAGAGGACTTATGGCATAAATATGTACGAGGTTCCAAGGGAGAGGTTTCTTGAATTATGTAAGAGGTTCCTTGATGAGTATGAGGGTGAGTTCGTAACGATATTTAGACGTTGGGGTGGATCATTTAACTACTGGAGAAACGGAACGGATAGTGAGGAGTATAGGAGGGTTACTCAGGAGACATTCATTAACCTGTGGAATAAGGGTTTGATTTACGAGACGAGTAGACCAACTCTTTGGTGTCCAAGGTGTAGGACAGCATTAGCCGAGGCTGAGGTTGAGTATAAGGATGAAGATACGTATCTAAATTACGTAAAGTTTAGAGTAAGGGAAACTAGTGAGGACATAATAATAGCCACCACGAGGCCTGAGTTATTGCCTGCCACGGTAGCTGTGGCCTTCAACCCAAGTGATGATAGGTATAAGAGATTGGAGGGCCTTCATGCGATAGTTCCACCGTTAAATCAAGAGGTTCCCATAGTGTCACACCCATCTGTAAAACCTGACTTTGGTACTGGTCTTGAGATGATAAGTACGTTTGGCGATACCAGGGATTTGATGGTTGTTAATGAGTTGAAATTGCCCATGAAGATTGTGGTTAATCCTGATGGTACATTGAATGAGTTGGCTGGTAAGTATAAGGGATTGAATGTTAGGGATGCAAGGGAGATAATAATTAAGGATTTACAAGCAGTGGGTTTATTGGTCAAGAGGGAGCCGCTTAGGCATACAGTGCCTATTTGCTGGAGGTGTAAGACACCGATAGAGATAATAGTGACTAAGGAGTACTTCCTGAAGCAACTTCCGTTTAAGGATGAATTAATTAAGCTCGTGAAGAATGAAATGGTGATTAAACCACCAGAATACGCACAAACACTCATTGACTGGATAAAGTCATTAGAATTCGATTGGCCAATATCAAGGCGTAGGTATTATGGCACTGAAATACCAATTTGGTACTGCATAGACGAAGAGGGGAATGCAAAGCCTATTGTTCCCAAGCCAGGTAAGTACTATAGACCGTGGAGGGATGAACCACCACCGGAGGTTAAGGAGCAATGTCCAAGTGGTAAGTTAGTTGGCGAGGATAGGGTGCTGGACACATGGTTTGATTCGTCAATATCCTGGATATATGCAACGGGCTATACAAAGCCTGAAATCAGAGCCTTTGAGAAGGTTTATCCGCACAGTATACTTAGGCCTCAGGGCTACGACATAATTAGGACCTGGCTTTACTACTCGGTGGTTAGGGCATACCTACTCTACGGCAAACCGCCCTTTAAGTACGTTAGGATAAGCGGCATGGGACTTGATGAGAGAGGTGAGGCAATGCATAAGTCCAAGGGTAATATAATAGACCCAATACCACCCGTGGAAAAATACGGTGCAGATGCAACTAGGTTCTGGGCCGCGGCATCAGCTAAGTTGGGTAGTGATTATAGGTATAGTGAGCAATTGATTAGGACTGGTCACGATTTCGCGATCAAGCTTTGGAACATTGCGAGGTTCGTGTCATCATTTCCAGAGGTTAATGATGACTATGAATTAACATCGTTAGATTTGATGATACTGGCTAAATTGAATGATGTTATTAAGACCTCCTTAAATGCGTATAGTGAGTTTGATGTTTATGTACCGGCGAATATATTGTATGACTTTATGTGGCATGTCTTTGCTGATCATTACCTTGAGGCTGTTAAGTCGAGGGCCTATAATAGGGATGGGTTATTCACGGAGAAGCAACAGAGGGGTGCTTGGTATACACTATATAGGGTATTAAAGACTGTGCTTAAATTATTGGCGCCCATAATGCCTTTCGTGACTGATCAAATATGGAGAAGTCTATATGGCGGATCAATACATAGGCAATTAATTGACGATCCGGATCCAAGGTTTGATAATGAGGAATACCTAAAAATGCTTGAGCCGTTCATGGAGTTCAACAGGGCAATATGGACATATAAGAATAAGGCTGGTTTAAGCTTGAATGAATCTATAAACGGGATAGTATATGCACCGGAAGTACTCAAGTCGCTGGAGTTTGAGTTAAAGGTTATGCATAAAATTAGGGAGATTAGGTTCGGAAAACCTGAAGGAAATTATGAGGTATTGAATGATTC
This is a stretch of genomic DNA from Vulcanisaeta moutnovskia 768-28. It encodes these proteins:
- a CDS encoding UbiX family flavin prenyltransferase: MMRKIVVGITGASGVIYGVRFLETVRKYSTNTEIHLVMSNTAINIIKHEVGLDGESLSRLADRVYGEDELGAPIASGSFKHDGMVIIPCSMKTLASIAHGITDNLISRAADVTLKERRKLILVIRETPLNLVHIKNMELVTLAGAIVMPAAPAFYNKPRTIDDMVNFIVGRVLDLLGIENELYRRWGGYSEE
- a CDS encoding TIGR00269 family protein; the encoded protein is MDVPMCTRCGRRPANYYRVSSGEKLCFNCLFRSIEDTVIKTIRRYRLINEGDKIGIAISGGKDSLTLMYLLGKFRKQGKLPKNVELMAFSINEGHPYSCFYRMARSDYVQKLSEEYDIPYKVYTFKELFGVTATDVAHGLWSKGINVHMCTIDGVLRRRAMNIIGHKLGLTKIATGHNLDDEAQTVLLNVLSNDLDRFAWFGPKPEIDREGFIPRIKPLRFVREEEIAIYAHYHGIPLMELECPFVYSNPRYELKFTLARWERDNPNIKYSLVAFGDSLAKLMSDKAVRTPLRKCKYCGQPTSGDVCRVCELMRKAGLMEKYLAHFKTLKLMDTQSSS
- a CDS encoding ACT domain-containing protein, whose product is MEALYRDFAMAFEGKDKVLGEFLVKFTADKPGILAALSNVFADHGINILNISVNRTQLLLHFVLDLTNMDTSLNDLEKELKKFSFVEWVRYRIVEKEAFMVPSMILPTFRDNQVLAIELDKIKNLLPSPEFRRIIRDLGIYDASLLRNSNLGELIKIGQFRGLGKITLTERDGVITIRSCSELSGKHVIEELMVEYYTGFLSQILKSNVEATNRSYEDDCVSISFKVLK
- a CDS encoding valine--tRNA ligase, whose amino-acid sequence is MEFKPRLQEKRWDISKEIDLIKEWEEEGLFNIKIDEKKPTLVIDTPPPYPSGRPHIGGIAHYAQIDMIARFFRMRGYNVIFPFYADRNGLPVEVQVERTYGINMYEVPRERFLELCKRFLDEYEGEFVTIFRRWGGSFNYWRNGTDSEEYRRVTQETFINLWNKGLIYETSRPTLWCPRCRTALAEAEVEYKDEDTYLNYVKFRVRETSEDIIIATTRPELLPATVAVAFNPSDDRYKRLEGLHAIVPPLNQEVPIVSHPSVKPDFGTGLEMISTFGDTRDLMVVNELKLPMKIVVNPDGTLNELAGKYKGLNVRDAREIIIKDLQAVGLLVKREPLRHTVPICWRCKTPIEIIVTKEYFLKQLPFKDELIKLVKNEMVIKPPEYAQTLIDWIKSLEFDWPISRRRYYGTEIPIWYCIDEEGNAKPIVPKPGKYYRPWRDEPPPEVKEQCPSGKLVGEDRVLDTWFDSSISWIYATGYTKPEIRAFEKVYPHSILRPQGYDIIRTWLYYSVVRAYLLYGKPPFKYVRISGMGLDERGEAMHKSKGNIIDPIPPVEKYGADATRFWAAASAKLGSDYRYSEQLIRTGHDFAIKLWNIARFVSSFPEVNDDYELTSLDLMILAKLNDVIKTSLNAYSEFDVYVPANILYDFMWHVFADHYLEAVKSRAYNRDGLFTEKQQRGAWYTLYRVLKTVLKLLAPIMPFVTDQIWRSLYGGSIHRQLIDDPDPRFDNEEYLKMLEPFMEFNRAIWTYKNKAGLSLNESINGIVYAPEVLKSLEFELKVMHKIREIRFGKPEGNYEVLNDSLPVYLIK